A part of Chroicocephalus ridibundus chromosome 5, bChrRid1.1, whole genome shotgun sequence genomic DNA contains:
- the CLRN2 gene encoding clarin-2, giving the protein MPGCFKKTLFALASLISFASFILIVVAMGTPKWTTGKILCKTGADLVNATDPELVKFIGEIYYGLFRGGKIRQCGLGGRRSKFTIFPHMVKKLNTGLHVMIIMFLCVAIFFSLVSFGFCILNAIKVPYRAIKGPAGVCLWNFLAGGFVVLAVTSFMAAVKLHHLTERIANFREIFQFVILEERFEDCFWLCVASATTHAVNLLLIAISGINFPKIKTKTEEANVTAEDIMY; this is encoded by the exons ATGCCTGGCTGttttaaaaagactttatttGCCTTGGCTTCTCTAATAAGTTTTGCATCTTTTATCTTGATTGTTGTTGCGATGGGGACCCCAAAGTGGACGACTGGAAAGATCCTTTGCAAAACAGGAGCTGATTTGGTCAATGCCACAGATCCAGAGCTGGTCAAGTTCATCGGAGAAATTTACTATGGACTGTTTCGGGGCGGCAAAATACGCCAGTGCGGGCTGGGCGGGCGGCGTTCCAAATTCACAA ttttCCCACACATGGTGAAAAAGCTGAATACAGGCCTGCACGTGATGATTATAATGTTCCTCTGTGTggccattttcttttctctggtcaGTTTTGGATTCTGCATTCTTAACGCCATAAAAGTTCCTTACCGGGCTATTAAAGGTCCTGCAGGAGTATGCCTTTGGAACTTCCTTGCAG GTGGATTTGTTGTACTTGCAGTCACCAGCTTTATGGCTGCTGTGAAACTTCATCACCTTACAGAAAGAATTGCCAATTTTCGGGAAATTTTTCAATTTGTTATTTTAGAAGAACGGTTTGAGGACTGTTTTTGGCTTTGTGTGGCAAGTGCCACAACACATGCAGTAAATTTGCTGCTAATAGCCATTAGTGGGATCAATTTCCCTAAAATTAAGACTAAAACAGAAGAAGCAAATGTTACAGCAGAAGATATCATGTATTAA
- the QDPR gene encoding dihydropteridine reductase — MAAVGRVLVYGGRGALGSQCVRYFKSRNWWVASIDLAENEDASANVVVGATESFPEQAEQVTAEVGKLLGEEKVDAILCVAGGWAGGSAKAKSLYKNCDLMWKQSVWTSTISSHLATKHLKEGGLLTLTGAQAALSGTPGMIAYGMAKGAVHQLCQSLAGANSGLPSGSAAVAVLPVTLDTPANRKSMPDADFSSWTPLEFIAETFYDWVAGKNRPNSGSLIQVITTGGKTELVAAHL, encoded by the exons ATGGCCGCGGTGGGCAGGGTGCTGGTGTACGGCGGCAGAGGGGCGCTGGGGTCCCAGTGCGTGCGGTACTTCAAGTCCAGGAACTGG TGGGTGGCCAGCATCGACCTAGCGGAGAACGAGGACGCCAGCGCCAACGTGGTGGTGGGGGCGACCGAGTCCTTCCCCGAGCAGGCCGAGCAG GTGACAGCGGAGGTTGGAAAACTTCTTGGTGAAGAAAAGGTGGATGCAATCTTGTGTGTAGCAGGCGgatgggctggaggcagcgccaaAGCTAAAT CTTTATACAAAAACTGTGATCTGATGTGGAAGCAGAGCGTTTGGACATCCACTATTTCCAGCCACCTAGCCACAAAACATCTGAAAGAAGGCGGCCTCTTGACTTTGACAGGAGCTCAAGCTGCTTTGTCTGGAACTCCAG GGATGATTGCCTACGGCATGGCCAAAGGAGCAGTGCATCAGCTTTGTCAGAGTTTAGCTGGTGCCAATAGTGGCTTGCCATCCGGTTccgctgctgttgctgttttacc GGTTACCTTAGACACACCAGCAAACAGGAAATCAATGCCTGATGCAGATTTCAGCTCCTGGACACCCTTAGAATTCATTGCTGA aacattttatGACTGGGTAGCAGGAAAGAATCGACCAAACTCAGGCAGTCTAATCCAGGTGATAACTACAGGAGGGAAGACTGAACTAGTTGCAGCACATCTTTGA